A region from the uncultured Stenotrophomonas sp. genome encodes:
- a CDS encoding conserved exported hypothetical protein (Evidence 4 : Homologs of previously reported genes of unknown function), with protein MRLLLPTIALSLSASLSGCLSTPGPSVAGGGQCDASQSQWAVGQPGNEANMRRLSRESGAGLVNPVGPATVVSRDFRRDRHAWAMRQSRPVMMKRTMMCAS; from the coding sequence ATGCGCCTGCTGCTTCCCACCATCGCCCTGTCATTGTCTGCCAGCCTGTCCGGCTGCCTGAGCACGCCCGGCCCCAGCGTCGCCGGTGGCGGCCAGTGCGATGCCTCGCAGTCGCAGTGGGCGGTAGGCCAACCCGGCAACGAGGCGAACATGCGCCGGTTGTCGCGCGAGAGCGGCGCCGGGCTGGTGAACCCGGTTGGCCCGGCCACGGTCGTCTCGCGCGATTTCCGCCGCGACCGCCATGCATGGGCAATGCGACAATCGCGCCCGGTCATGATGAAACGGACGATGATGTGCGCAAGCTGA
- the rutE gene encoding oxidoreductase subunit of the alternative pyrimidine degradation pathway (Evidence 2a : Function of homologous gene experimentally demonstrated in an other organism; PubMedId : 16540542; Product type e : enzyme) has protein sequence MSDVFDDAALDQLFRTARTQNAFQDRPVEDSQLHALYELLKWGPTAANATPARFVFVKSAEARQKLAPALSEGNLAKTMAAPVTVIVGFDLDFHEKLPYLFPHTDAKSWFDGPREGRHEAAFRNGSLQGGYLILAARALGLDAGPMSGFDNAKVDEAFFAGTAIKSNFLVNLGYGDPAGVFPRLPRLSFDEAARIA, from the coding sequence ATGTCCGACGTTTTCGACGATGCCGCGCTCGACCAGCTGTTCCGTACCGCCCGTACCCAGAATGCCTTCCAGGACCGTCCGGTCGAGGACAGCCAGTTGCATGCGCTGTACGAGCTGCTGAAGTGGGGCCCGACCGCGGCCAACGCGACGCCGGCGCGCTTCGTGTTCGTCAAGTCGGCCGAGGCCAGGCAGAAGCTGGCGCCGGCGCTGTCCGAAGGCAACCTGGCCAAGACGATGGCCGCACCGGTCACCGTCATCGTCGGCTTCGACCTGGATTTCCACGAGAAGCTGCCGTACCTGTTCCCGCACACCGACGCCAAGAGCTGGTTCGACGGCCCGCGCGAAGGCCGTCATGAAGCGGCGTTCCGCAACGGCAGCCTGCAGGGTGGTTACCTGATCCTGGCCGCGCGCGCGCTGGGGCTGGATGCCGGCCCGATGTCCGGCTTCGACAATGCCAAGGTCGACGAAGCCTTCTTCGCCGGCACCGCGATCAAGTCCAATTTCCTCGTCAACCTCGGCTACGGCGATCCCGCCGGCGTGTTCCCGCGCCTGCCGCGGCTGTCCTTCGACGAAGCTGCACGCATCGCCTGA
- a CDS encoding conserved hypothetical protein (Evidence 4 : Homologs of previously reported genes of unknown function): MGNATIAPGHDETDDDVRKLTMAGLAALHERMAGDDHCDAALAGFARPRVLHEPLRALVRAQHLLLQAEHDVERVADVLRRDQKYAPAGRPSIHIVQLRKQQAAARQVMLVARQRLAQAAQTFVQASGLPVKAGQTPSTAAATWLQSLG; encoded by the coding sequence ATGGGCAATGCGACAATCGCGCCCGGTCATGATGAAACGGACGATGATGTGCGCAAGCTGACGATGGCAGGGCTGGCGGCCCTGCACGAGCGCATGGCCGGGGACGACCACTGCGACGCGGCGCTGGCCGGCTTCGCCCGGCCGCGGGTGTTGCACGAGCCGCTGCGTGCATTGGTGCGCGCACAGCACCTGCTGCTGCAGGCCGAGCATGATGTCGAGCGGGTAGCGGACGTATTGCGCCGCGACCAGAAGTACGCTCCGGCGGGACGGCCGTCGATCCACATCGTGCAATTGCGCAAGCAGCAGGCCGCGGCCCGGCAGGTCATGCTGGTCGCGCGCCAGCGGCTGGCGCAGGCCGCGCAGACGTTCGTGCAGGCCAGTGGGCTGCCGGTGAAGGCCGGGCAGACGCCCAGCACTGCCGCCGCCACGTGGCTGCAATCGCTGGGCTGA
- a CDS encoding conserved hypothetical protein (Evidence 4 : Homologs of previously reported genes of unknown function): protein MPHTERSTLPWTITDGRAGNLRQAAALASALRLGGQQRLQLQPRAPWRWLAPHWLPGAGQGYGEGFARLAANPPALAIGCGRQAAGALRVLGRHGTHTVQILDPRMASRHWQLVVVPEHDRLRGDNVLTLLGSLNPVNDEWLACGRAAFPSFEQLPGPRTALLLGGPTDHAPWREQEIAPLLAELAARIRDEGGSVLATTSRRTPRVVTQALLRAFDDVPGVIWSDGGDGSNPYAGLLGWADRIVCTPDSVNLLSEACATRVPVGVLLGQRAQARMARFQQSLRERGHLLDARDALAAGLQPAIEPLRETPRIAAEVKARLGL, encoded by the coding sequence ATGCCACACACAGAACGATCAACGCTTCCCTGGACGATTACCGACGGCCGCGCCGGCAACCTGCGCCAGGCCGCGGCGCTGGCATCGGCATTGCGCCTGGGCGGGCAGCAGCGCCTGCAACTGCAGCCTCGCGCACCGTGGCGCTGGCTGGCACCGCATTGGCTGCCCGGCGCCGGGCAAGGCTATGGAGAAGGTTTCGCACGGCTGGCGGCAAACCCGCCGGCGCTGGCGATCGGTTGCGGGCGGCAGGCCGCCGGCGCATTGCGCGTGCTTGGCCGCCACGGCACGCACACCGTGCAGATCCTCGACCCGCGCATGGCCTCACGTCACTGGCAACTGGTAGTGGTGCCCGAGCACGACCGCCTGCGCGGCGACAACGTGCTCACCCTGCTCGGCAGCCTGAACCCGGTGAACGACGAATGGCTGGCCTGTGGCCGCGCCGCGTTTCCCAGCTTCGAGCAACTGCCCGGCCCGCGCACCGCACTGTTGTTGGGCGGCCCCACCGACCATGCGCCGTGGCGGGAGCAGGAAATCGCCCCCTTGCTGGCCGAGCTTGCCGCGCGCATCCGCGACGAAGGCGGCAGCGTGCTGGCAACCACCTCGCGGCGTACCCCGCGCGTGGTGACGCAAGCGCTGCTGCGCGCCTTCGACGATGTTCCCGGCGTGATCTGGAGTGACGGCGGCGACGGCTCCAACCCGTATGCCGGCCTGCTGGGCTGGGCCGACCGCATCGTCTGCACCCCCGATTCGGTGAACCTGCTGTCCGAAGCCTGCGCCACCCGCGTGCCGGTGGGCGTGCTGCTCGGCCAGCGCGCGCAGGCGCGGATGGCGCGCTTCCAGCAGTCGTTGCGCGAGCGTGGCCACCTGCTCGACGCGCGGGATGCGCTGGCGGCTGGTCTGCAACCGGCCATCGAGCCGTTGCGCGAAACCCCGCGCATTGCCGCCGAAGTCAAAGCGAGGCTGGGTTTGTAG
- the yqjH gene encoding putative siderophore interacting protein (Evidence 3 : Function proposed based on presence of conserved amino acid motif, structural feature or limited homology; Product type pc : putative carrier): protein MSRHETRVIRLTPRFRHLQVLRSERLTPNMQRIVVGGPALEGFDSRSPDDHVKLFFPNADGEFVLPELTEQGPRYPQGKPPSPARDYTPRHHDADAGELVLDFVLHGDGPATRWAATAAVGDALVVAGPRGSHVVADDFDAYVLVGDETALPAIARRLAELPAHAVAEVLVEIPEEGDRQPLESAAQVNVTWFERNGFDAAGSTLLEDALVDFEAPDGDAFYWIAVESQRARLMRKFVENHLRVPKEWIRATGYWKANPDDAE, encoded by the coding sequence ATGTCACGCCACGAAACCCGAGTGATCCGCCTCACGCCCCGCTTCCGCCACCTGCAGGTGCTGCGCAGCGAGCGGTTGACCCCCAACATGCAGCGCATCGTCGTCGGCGGACCGGCGCTGGAGGGCTTCGACAGTCGCTCCCCGGACGACCACGTCAAGCTGTTCTTCCCCAATGCCGACGGCGAGTTCGTGCTGCCGGAGCTGACCGAGCAGGGCCCGCGCTATCCGCAGGGCAAGCCGCCCTCGCCCGCCCGCGACTACACCCCGCGCCATCACGACGCGGACGCCGGCGAGCTGGTGCTGGACTTCGTGCTGCACGGCGACGGCCCGGCCACGCGCTGGGCGGCGACCGCCGCCGTCGGCGACGCACTGGTGGTGGCCGGCCCGCGCGGTTCGCACGTGGTGGCCGACGACTTCGACGCCTACGTGCTGGTCGGCGATGAAACCGCGCTGCCGGCCATCGCCCGGCGACTGGCGGAACTGCCCGCACATGCCGTCGCCGAGGTGCTCGTCGAGATCCCCGAGGAAGGCGACCGCCAGCCATTGGAAAGCGCCGCGCAGGTCAACGTGACGTGGTTCGAGCGCAATGGCTTCGACGCGGCCGGCAGCACCCTGCTGGAGGACGCACTGGTGGATTTCGAGGCCCCCGACGGCGATGCGTTCTACTGGATCGCGGTCGAGTCGCAGCGCGCGCGGCTGATGCGCAAGTTCGTCGAAAACCACCTGCGGGTGCCCAAGGAATGGATTCGCGCCACCGGCTACTGGAAGGCCAACCCCGACGACGCGGAATGA
- a CDS encoding conserved membrane hypothetical protein (Evidence 4 : Homologs of previously reported genes of unknown function), with amino-acid sequence MSPSPRFAPLTPTSLLLAVLAMGAVVLGSNVLVQYPINDWLTWGAFSYPIAFLVSNLINRRFGPRAARRVAWAGFTVAVVLSLWIATPRIAIASCMAFICAQLLDITVFDRLRAGNWWRAPAVATTCSATLDTAIFWSIAFAGSALPWLSWAVGDWLVKLGIGLCLLVPFRALLWKMAPARM; translated from the coding sequence ATGTCCCCTTCTCCCCGTTTCGCTCCGCTGACCCCCACCTCGCTGCTGCTGGCCGTACTGGCGATGGGCGCGGTGGTACTGGGCTCGAACGTGCTGGTGCAATACCCGATCAACGATTGGCTGACCTGGGGCGCCTTCAGCTACCCGATCGCGTTCCTGGTCAGCAACCTGATCAACCGCCGCTTCGGCCCGCGCGCCGCACGGCGCGTGGCCTGGGCCGGTTTCACGGTGGCGGTGGTGCTGTCGCTGTGGATCGCCACGCCGCGGATTGCCATTGCCTCGTGCATGGCCTTCATCTGCGCGCAGTTGCTGGACATCACCGTGTTCGACCGCCTGCGCGCCGGCAACTGGTGGCGCGCGCCGGCGGTGGCCACTACCTGCAGCGCGACGCTGGACACGGCGATCTTCTGGTCGATCGCCTTCGCCGGCTCGGCATTGCCGTGGCTCAGCTGGGCGGTGGGCGACTGGCTGGTGAAGCTGGGCATCGGCCTGTGCCTGCTGGTGCCGTTCCGTGCGCTGCTGTGGAAGATGGCGCCGGCGCGGATGTAG
- a CDS encoding Secreted protein, with the protein MKTMKMLLPLALAAAIAACSQPAEPAAAVDAATAVPAETAAAPEAEAFQVASGTYKLDPSHTDVLVQWNHMGYSNPSAHFGDADGTLVYDADDVGKSSVEVTLPLSGLNSFTAKFDEHLRSADFFDAAQFPSATFKSTKVEAAGANKLTVTGDLTIKGTTKPVTLDVTINGAGEHPMMKVPTVGFDATTTFKRSDFGVGAYAPAVSDEVKVRITTEASIPKAE; encoded by the coding sequence ATGAAGACCATGAAGATGCTGCTCCCGCTGGCCCTGGCCGCCGCCATCGCCGCCTGCTCCCAGCCGGCCGAACCGGCCGCTGCTGTCGATGCGGCCACCGCCGTGCCGGCCGAAACCGCCGCCGCTCCCGAAGCCGAAGCCTTCCAGGTGGCGTCGGGCACCTACAAGCTCGATCCCAGCCACACCGACGTACTGGTGCAGTGGAACCACATGGGCTATTCCAACCCGAGCGCGCACTTCGGCGATGCCGACGGCACCCTGGTCTACGATGCCGACGACGTGGGTAAGTCCAGCGTGGAAGTGACCCTGCCGCTGTCGGGCCTGAACAGCTTCACCGCCAAGTTCGACGAGCACCTGCGCAGCGCCGATTTCTTCGATGCGGCGCAGTTCCCGTCCGCCACCTTCAAGAGCACCAAGGTGGAAGCGGCCGGCGCCAACAAGCTCACCGTCACCGGCGACCTGACCATCAAGGGCACCACCAAGCCGGTGACGCTGGACGTGACCATCAACGGCGCCGGCGAGCACCCGATGATGAAGGTGCCGACCGTGGGCTTCGATGCCACCACCACATTCAAGCGCAGCGATTTCGGCGTGGGTGCCTATGCGCCGGCGGTGAGCGACGAGGTCAAGGTGCGCATCACCACCGAGGCGTCGATCCCGAAGGCCGAGTAA